The DNA window GTGAACACACTTTCTAAGAACCATCACCTTTTTTGTGCGTTTTAGGAAAGCGATTTCCGTTTGGGAGGAGAAGATGATCCGCCTGGGCCACATCGACGTGGTGCGTCACGGCAATCTTATCGATCCACCTGAGCCAAAGCCCCGCAAGACGCTGGCCTCCAAAGATATATAGTTTTAGCTGCTCGGCCCGCCCTCTGCCATCACATACATAATTCACAATTCATGCATCATTCtgtttttcgttttctttttccaTCGCAAATTGTTAAGGTTAGGGCATTAAAGATTAAATGCTAGCCAGCCAGCATAAGTTTGACTTAAATACCCGTGTTCCTGCTGTTAGTTTTACGAAGGGTACTTCTAGTAGTTTTTCTGGACAACTTAAGTCTGTAGTTTCGGCATGAAATAAAAATCCAGCAACTGACTAAATATTGTACATATATGAAAATACATTTCTAAACTGATTAGAGAGCGAGTGCATGTGTCCATCGTGGATGAGTTCTAAGTTGAATAGATCTAGCCCTTGTAAGATCGCTTCGGCCAACACGTTGCATGTGGAGCAAACACGTGGCATCGGCTACTTGGGGCTCCAAAGCGAGCTGGCCAAAGAGCGTAGTCTTTGGCAGCACGTGTCTGAGTCTTACGGGGTTAATATCACACTGGTTTTTAGTTGATTTAACACGGTAATCGACACAGTTTTAATCTCTCTGCGTAGATCACGGTAAACAAATGTGCAATGGATTTGTCACCTCAAATGCGCAGATTACAATGGTTCTTAAGGTACAGTCAAGCCTGGACTGGCAGTACAGTGAGGGCTAGGCCGTGGGACGGACATAACCGCTCGCTTCTCGGTTCAGTTTTCAAATGAACGCACCGTTTCGACTCAAAGCGAAGCGGCTGGTCAGCCTGGAACTGGAATGCTGGCGACTGGAATGATATTTCCGCTCTCCCTCTCTGCAAACGTACAAATGTAGTTATATCTCTCCGATCCGAATTTGTGATTTGTGCTGAGGTCGGCGAATTCGGCGCACAAGGCAGGCAACTAAAATTGATAACCGTTCGAGTGTTTAATCAGGGACGGATTTTGTAGTTTTTAATGGCCCCCTTAAAAGGCTCAACATTGTTGGTACGCACTGGGAAGCCTAGACTTAGTTAAGGTACTTTATGTCCACAAACTTTATTTCCAGCAACTTCTGCATCATTTTGGTGTATCAGATTCATATTTGAGTAGAAAACAACGCAAGAATAGTATAGCAATAATCAGTATATTATATAGTCAGTTAGTTACTAGTTGAATTATTTACTTTCCATAACGCATTTACAATAACCACATTTTAGATTTCCAAGCATTCTTTCTAAACAGCTCTCACTCCTCACATTTTCTTGGAATGCCTCTCACTCCAGTTTCGCTGAATTTGGAAACAGTTTCGGCTCTCTGGAACGCACAGGTATGCTATCTCAGGTAGACTGCCTTCCAGTAATCCCCTGACAGGTAGCCGGATCACGACTCCCCGCCGAGATTTCCACAGTTTTCGTCACGCCGCTTGCACTTTTCTGCTGCAAgctaaaatggaaaatattttcaccCAATTTCGAGGCAATAGCTGGCTTTTCCTGCCTGGCATTGGCCAGAAAACACTTTGAAACGCCAACGACCGCCACATTCTTGGACAAGAATCTGAGTTACCTCCGAGTTTTCTGGCCAAATACCACGTTCGGCGGCGGAATTGCGCAAGCCGTATTGCCGCAACCTTGGGCTACtccaaaagccaaaaactaACCACTTACACACGCGcactaaaagaaaaacaacagcacattttttgcaatagaaaaataacaaacgaCTAGCGGGCACCCCCTGTCCAACTCCAAAATCGCCCAGCCAGGCCAATAAAATGTGCCCAAAATTTGGCAACTCGAATGACAAAAGTGCATTAGACACTTCACTAAACAGCCAGCTGGCTGGGAAAACCACTGCGCATGCGCACGATTAAGGCTATTAGATTAGCGATTTCCCAGTCTCTGGGTAAGTAGGTAAGCACTACAGTGGGGCCTCGGTAGGAACGCCAGTCATGTGATACATTAATGTACTTAATTTTCAGGGCGAAGTACGTTGGCACTCTATATTATAATGAGTTTATTAACCTTTTATCCATATGGCAAGTTTTCTGTTAAACTGAAGAATTtgtgaaatattaaaatatttgaatatattatatttgtagTTGAGAAAGAAACAAGATGAAAATTATATTCTTCATAATAAACCATTTATTCAGAAGTAATAAAGACGATCAAAGTTCACAGCGTAAAACCCGAAGTCGTCAAAATGTCTGGAGTCTTCTACAGACTATATTAAGTCTCTGTTATTCCAATAAGCTAGTTAGTATCGGAATTTGCCAAAAACAGGTCCGGCTGTAGCAAGATTCTCCATGCCGGGCAGCGAAGTGGAACCATTTATTAAGTGGTACACGTATCCGAGCGTGTATTGTCTCTAGGAGCCGTCTAATACTTGTTTCACTTTGTCTTCGGGTCCACCGCTCAGGTGGGCCCAATTTCCAAGCACTCGCGCGGACTCCGATTCTCCGACTCGAACTCGGACCTCCCTCGATGACTTCCAAGTGGAGGCCAACTGCTTTTCGGCGTCAATTGCGCCACAGAAGTTGAAATTTCGGTTAATATTTTTTCTGTTACGTATTTATTCAACGAATTTGGTTCTTTGCAAAAGTTGTAAAGTTTTCAAGTTGTTTAAGCGAGAGATGCTACAAAACGTACTTACATACACATACTGGTTATATTTATCGATCTCTGCCGGACGCGACATAAACCTAACACTTAGATGCTAGacgaatatttacatataggTAAAGATAATACGATTACGAATACGAATGCGATGTACAGCTCAGTGGAGTTTTTTTGACAATAATTTAATACAATGGGTGGTAATGACTCGCGATTGAGGGattactaatttcgaaggtCCCGAACGAACATTTGGTGGTGTGATGGTTGTAATGGTCGAATAAAATGCTGATAAAGTATAGAGGCTGCTCTAGGGATTCCTTTCCTTTCTACCATTCAGCCAACTTCGGCTGATAACAGTGATTTGTCTAAATCCATTTAAAGTCTCTCTGAAATTCCCTAACTGCTCGACAGTGTACAATTAGCTAATAACAAAACAAAGTACAAATGAATCACGCACAGGATAAAGCCAATCCTCCGGTCAGCGCGCCCTAGCCACGCTGcttgctgcttccactgctgCTGTGGCTATCCTCGGACGGAGGACGCACCCATCCGCCGTAGCGGCGCTCCATTTCGCGGGCCACAGCCAGGCTGAGGTGATCCTGGCCCGGATTGGCCACCACCTGGATGCCCATGGGCAGGTTGCGCCGGTCCAGACCAATCATGCAGTTGGTAACCGGCAAGCCAAGCGTGTTGAAGATGGCCATGTACATGGGCTCCAGAAGCTTGTGGTAGATCTGGTAGTGCTGGTGCGCCGTGTTGGGGAAGGTCGGGTAGAGGAAGACGCCGTCGTTGCCCAGCATCTCCTTGAATTCAGTCTTGAGCGCCTCGATGATGCTGGCCAGGTGCTTGTGGCGCGAGTTTGGGATGATCTTCATGAAGTTCTGCAGGTGGCCAAAGATCACCGACGGCAGGATGCTGTCCGAGCATCCGAAGAAGTACTTGACCGTCTCCTTGCACACGGTCTTGGGCTCCTCGCCCTCCTCCGTCTTGTGGTAGATGGTCTCGATGTTTTTCATGGTCAGCATGGCGGACAGCGAGATGTCCAGCGACCACTTCATCTTGCGTATGTTCACCCGCTTGGCATTGAAATCGGTTGCCACGCGGTTGATGGCCGCATGCAGATCCCTGCTCAGCGGCCGCATCATGCCCGATGGCCCGTCGTTGTCCATGAAGAAGAATCGGATGCCATTCACACTGATCGGCCTGTCTAGCGTTAGCTTGGGACCCGTGGGATCGCTCATGCACttgagcagcagcggcaaatCCTTGGCGTAGCGGGTCATCGGAGCGATGGTGAAGAAGTCTCCCCACTTGGGGAAGTCACTCGTCGGATGATGACCTCGGAAGGAGACCGCATACGGCGTGGGCTTGTGGCCCCAAATGCCACTGAACATGGCCGGCAGGCGCGACGAGCCGCCAATGTCC is part of the Drosophila sechellia strain sech25 chromosome 3R, ASM438219v1, whole genome shotgun sequence genome and encodes:
- the LOC6619255 gene encoding fatty-acid amide hydrolase 2 isoform X2, with translation MGINSVESMEELTPLLGIPVTVKESIAVKGMTNQAGRVFKTPQIAKSDAPVVEQIKRSGGIILLVSNTPELCLLWETYNNVTGQTKNPYDLKRTPGGSSGGEAALLASGASLLGLTSDIGGSSRLPAMFSGIWGHKPTPYAVSFRGHHPTSDFPKWGDFFTIAPMTRYAKDLPLLLKCMSDPTGPKLTLDRPISVNGIRFFFMDNDGPSGMMRPLSRDLHAAINRVATDFNAKRVNIRKMKWSLDISLSAMLTMKNIETIYHKTEEGEEPKTVCKETVKYFFGCSDSILPSVIFGHLQNFMKIIPNSRHKHLASIIEALKTEFKEMLGNDGVFLYPTFPNTAHQHYQIYHKLLEPMYMAIFNTLGLPVTNCMIGLDRRNLPMGIQVVANPGQDHLSLAVAREMERRYGGWVRPPSEDSHSSSGSSKQRG
- the LOC6619255 gene encoding fatty-acid amide hydrolase 2 isoform X1, yielding MLKSIVTVIRLHLEELWLRILGYIMRRFLRSAMIVFSWFVVPYSRYTNIKVIRRKLPPIRSHLLEIPAVDLAKLIRTRKIKSEEVVEAYIERCRQVNPLINAIVQDRFEEALEEAREIDNVIAMGINSVESMEELTPLLGIPVTVKESIAVKGMTNQAGRVFKTPQIAKSDAPVVEQIKRSGGIILLVSNTPELCLLWETYNNVTGQTKNPYDLKRTPGGSSGGEAALLASGASLLGLTSDIGGSSRLPAMFSGIWGHKPTPYAVSFRGHHPTSDFPKWGDFFTIAPMTRYAKDLPLLLKCMSDPTGPKLTLDRPISVNGIRFFFMDNDGPSGMMRPLSRDLHAAINRVATDFNAKRVNIRKMKWSLDISLSAMLTMKNIETIYHKTEEGEEPKTVCKETVKYFFGCSDSILPSVIFGHLQNFMKIIPNSRHKHLASIIEALKTEFKEMLGNDGVFLYPTFPNTAHQHYQIYHKLLEPMYMAIFNTLGLPVTNCMIGLDRRNLPMGIQVVANPGQDHLSLAVAREMERRYGGWVRPPSEDSHSSSGSSKQRG